Genomic DNA from Larus michahellis chromosome 3, bLarMic1.1, whole genome shotgun sequence:
ggaacacctctcttaggaagaaaggctgagggatttgggtctcttcagtctggaaaaaagacggctgaggggggaccttatcaacatttataaatacttaaagggtggatgtcaggaggatggggccaggcccttttcagtggtgcccagcaacaggacaagaggtaacgggcacaaacttgagcatagggagttccacctaaacatgaggaggaacttctttcctttgagggtgacagagcactggaacaggctgcccagagaggtggtggagtctccttctctggagatattcaaaacccgtctggatgcgttcctgtgcaacctgctctaggtgaccctgctctggcaggggggttggactagatgatctccagaggtcctttccaacccctaccattctgtgattctgtgtaaaatgAGGTGCCTTCAAGGATGTGCCTGGGAGCACCAGGGAGAGCACATCACTTCCCTGCGCAGCACAGGAGTCCACTCCCCATTAATAACCAGTAAGCAAACTAAACAGAGCCAAATACGTGGATACAGGGAAAACATTTAGATAACTAACTTGATGCTACATTGTCAAAGAAAGCATAGGACTGAAAGAAAAGATGTACATTTGGGTATAAGGAAACACCAATACCAGAACTACAGGACTCATCTTGTGATCACATGGTGATAGCTGCGTTCAGCTTAAATTCTGCCCAGTAAATGTAATATTTAACTTATGGCAGCTCTTGATGACTCTTGTCTCCTTTATTCTGGGTGCTGTGTACTGATATGTTTAGCTGACCTTTCTGAACTTTCTGTTTCTGTGGTCTAAATGGTAAGTACATTCTCAGTTTTCAGGAGTTAGCCTGGAAGCAATCATACCCCCACTGCTGAGGTCTATCAGCTGAGAGTCAGCCCTAGTATGTTTAAAATTAGGTTTATAATATGGACCCTATGGATCAGTGTTTCCTAGGCTGCCAAAAATTTTGTTGCCAAAGGAAATTGTTGCCTGTATAAAGCACTCCCTTGTTCTAGGTATTAAAATTATTGCAAGATGACCGTATGCTTGAATAAACTTGCTATTTACTTCATGGAGGTGTTCTCCCCATCCTGGTAGGCTATGCGCTATGAACTGTCATTTTGTCtcagatgttaaaaaaacaaagccattGACCAAGCCCGTATGAGGTTACACCGGCTCAGCCTCTGGAAAAGagctttccccctcctgcccttgcCTTTGCCCTGGTGAAGCATCTCCTGCCCTTCACGTCTGCAGATTTCATGCTCCTTGGGGTGGTCACCAGCATCTCCTGTCCCAGCTATGGCACTGGACACGCTTAGCACCATGCAAATGGATGGGGAAAGGGCCAACTGCTCTCTAGTGAGCAGGCTCCACGGTGACCACCATGGTTCAGGCCCTGGATCCTACCCCCGTCAAGGGCATTCAGGAGCAAACAGGCTTTTATTTGGTTCTTCTTCATGGAAATGTCGTTGGTTTGTTACGTGGCTCCCGCTTGTGGTGAAATCTGCCTCCCATCCTCTGCATTACGCCAGCAGCTGCAACAAGCTTCACAAACGGCCACCTGCATCATTTTGGTCTGTGTATCTCCCTTGCCTTTTATCACAGAAGGATGAGCAAGGAGAAATGATTAGCTCAGGAGAGCCCTTTCTTCTAAGGTAATTTGGGAAAGGATCTGTCACAAAACAACACTTCTTTAAGTTGTCAGCTGGATACCTGACAGTCCTTCTTATCTACAAGGGCTTGAAATGTTTGTGTGAGAATGTCTCCCCATTCCTCCTCCCTCAActtgcaggaagaaaataagctttgagaaaaatccaaattttaaaagtgatccaaatttcatatatttaaaactgATTTCAAATATGTAATTTGATTTTTGCATTATATAAAGGAATTGGGAGTGACAGCCCCAGATCTAGGTAGGAGAGAGGCTCAAGCACTACATTTCTCCACGTTCACAAGGCCCATACTCTCTATCAACCGCTGTATCTACACTGTACGATGTTCTTCTCACGCACCAATTACGAACTGTCAGAAAATATACACGTAATCCTCCATATCAAGATCTGCTCATGCAATTTTTAAATACCACACTGTAAGCTGCAGTACTTATCCTAAGGGCTTCATgtactgaaaggagaaaaaactgtTATCTACCAGATCATCAATACCAAAGGCCCCACGAATATAGCTCTTTTCAGgatgcaaaataaatacaggttTTATTAAAACCAGGATATCGGCTTTTACCAGGGCTAAATCTGTTCCGCTTCTGTCTGTGAAGTAATTGATTTCCAAACCTAGATGCCACACATTTGTATTAATTATCTCTAGTTGAAAACAGTGAAGCGCCCCTCTAACCAAGGCAAACCGCACAACCGATTTCCAGCTACCGGTGCCAAACCGCATGGCAAAACCCACTTGAGAGGAGCCAAATCCACTACAGTCAAACAGGACAGAAAACTTAAAAGCTTGTAAAAGCTTGTGAAATGCCAGGGGGTCACCTGGAGCAAATTTTTATGGTCCCGACAGAGAGCTGGGGATGGAAATAAGAGTGCTAGCAGGAGGACTGACTCAGCTTTGCTTTCCTGATACTTGGGGGTGTCTGTGTATAAGCAAAAGGTGAACAGTGAGAGACTGAGTGAGAGTAAGGAAAGGGAAGCTGTAGCAGCATAGTATAAATACAGTGTACTCCTAATTAGTAATAGTTTCAGTTCACTCTGTTATCTAAGCAACTGTAATTAAGGGTTgaatacttatagaagtttttttCTAACATTTAATGTAGCAGAAATGAGAGAAACCAAGCTATTTACAAAGCAGTAATCTGCAAAGGACAGACATCCCTCATAGGCACTGACTCTTTAATTTCATGGGGGGggaatctcatctaaatctggcAAGCTTTACgcatttatttgtttgtattttggtttttgtaATGACCCGGGTTCCTGCTTTGCAAAAAGGCCATACTTGGAACACGTAGTACACAAAATACACTTTCCTTCTGCCCTTCATGAAAAGACTAAAATAAACTAAGAAGTCAACCGCTCActaaagaggaaagagaaatacaCAAATCGACAGGGTGAGGCTTTGCACACACCTTGAGTTCACCTGGCTGCAATGCATGCTGAAAGAAGCCATCATGCCAGTTCCTGGATCATCTTGTTAGTCTCCTTGGCTTTCTTACACGTGTACAGCCATTTGATTATCCGAGCATTGCGCTCGATCACGGAGGTGCTGCTCGGGACCTGCTCTGTGAGCTCATCCTCCAGCAGCCCCTCGTCCCCGCTGTGCCTCGTGAAGTCGCTCTCGGATGTTGCCACACTGATGCTGCGGACCTTGAAGGAGACATTGTCGTACACCACAGAGAAGTTCTCTCTCCCGAGATCCTCGATGACCTCCTGCTCCAGGCCACAGTACTTGAAAAACGTATCAAACTCGGAGAAGGACTTGGAGTAGCGAGAGCTGATGTCTGACTGGGAGCGATGGAGACCTCTTCTCTTCACCTCCTTGACCTCCTCGGGAGGTGTGCTCAGTTTGGAGGGTCTCTCATGCTCTTTTGTACATACCCCTGGGGCTTCGCTGCTCACAGCAAGGTTTTGCTCTGCTCCGTGCTCGCTTGGCTCATGGTCACCGAGTTTTGCTGAGAGCGGCTCTTTGCTCTCGGTGGCTCCGCTGTCCTCCATGACTCTGGGCATCGCAGGGGAAGCCGCCAGCTGCTTCTCCTTTACAGACCCTTGGAAGATCCTCCTCACCAAGCTCCCCCGTGAGCCGTCCTGGCTCTGACCTCTCCCAAACTCGCATTTCTGGCGGTAAATCACCAGGGAATCCGGCCGCATCTGCCTCCTGGGGGTGCTGCGCCGGGCGATGGGGGGGCCGTGCTGCAGGGGGGGCCGGCAGGAGTACACGGCCAGCTCCAGGGGCTTCCCTCCACCCgggtccctgctgctcctcctgctctccacCGAGCAGGTCTCGCCGCTGCTCTCCGAGGCCGAGCTCAGCAGGATGGCgggctcctgcctgctgccgATCACCTGCTGGCTTTTCACGTACTTGGCCTTGTCGGCTGCCAGCCTCTCCACCGCGCTCCTCCTGCCGGGGCTGCGGACCTCCATCTGCCGGCGGAGGTACTCGGGCCCTTTGCTGCGGAGCCGCAGGCTGAGGGAGGAGTGGAGGTCGGAGATGGCGTGCATTCCCACGGCCCGGGAGAGTTCGGTTGGCATAGCAGGTTCAGGGGCGCGGGTCGCGCTTCCAgccctgggagggaaggaggggaaaaagtaacaaaaaaaattaaaaaaaaaaaaaaggcaaaaaaaaggcagaaggcgGAGGAGAGCCCGGGCGCTggcggggcggccgcgctgccccggcccgTCCGCGCTGCTGCCGTCGGGGCGCCGCGAGTGCGCGCTGCCGGCCGCGGGGGCGCGCTTGTGCCCCGcgcgcctcccgccccgcccgcccggaGCACAGCCaatcccgccgccgcccggcccggggcacAGCCaatcccgccgccgcccggccagCCCGTCACAGCAGGCAGCGCGCGGGCCGGCGCGGGGCTGAGGtggtgaggggcggcggggcgctgaggggatcaggggcggcggggggcgccgTCCCCCGGGGGGCTTCCGGCGTTACTTGCCCGCTGAGGCATCTTCTCCCGCGGCACAGCACGCTGATTTAGGGCCGGATCCATCAGACCGCGGCACATTTTTCGTAGAATCATATCAcctgggttggaaggaccttcaAGATCACGGAGTGCAACCATCAGCCtaaaaccaccgctaaaccatgtcgctCAGCACCTCGTCTACCTGTTTTCTAAATACCTCAgtgatggtgactcaaccacttccctgggcagcctgttccgatgttgacaaccctttcagtgaagaaacttttcttaatatcaaatctaaacttcccctggcacaacttgaggccatctcctcttgtcctgtcactttccctagtcgggggggggggcaacatcTTTCCCTTAGCAGCCTTTAGACGAGACAGTGCCTCACAGATTTCAGTACCTGGATGTATCAATCAGGTGTGGTGCTAAAAAACATTTCTGCCGTTGTCTTTTTTAGGAAAGGAAGTGCCTCAGGCTTCACACAGTGGTGGAGCATGGCATGTGGCGGCCCAGGCTGGTCACCACTGCGAGCAGTGCGTAGACAGCAACTTCTgtgctcccagcagctgccagcagcatcctACCCATCCCAGGGCATCGGCAACTCCAGGAAGACATTTGTCTATGGAGGTGCTGCGGCCATGCACATGGAAAAGTATTGTGGAATGGCATCAATCTGAATTGCATGTTATAAATCTTTGCTCTTCAGAAACACCGGGCAGATTTCCAAAAGGGCAAAATTCCCGTCTGCGGCTGGCAATTCTGAACAGGCCAGAGAAAGCCATCAGCTGTAATTTAAACACCTGAAAATCAGACACATAAGTCATAGGTAATCACCTGGGGCAGTCTGAGCCCCACATGATCTTACATGTGATCTCAGGTGAGATGCACCTCCCCATGGTCACTAATTACTGAATTATAGATAACTTTTCTCCTTAcatagaaaacaaaagccaggttATATCTGCAAGGTTTTTCATGCgtagttgttttctttccttaatttgtCTATTACTTCTGTGGCATTATAATATCAGAATGCTTTTGTGCTAATTGACTCATACCTGATCTTTACAATCACTAAATTGTGGCAAACAACTTCACAAAGGGAGAGATGGACTATGGGCCTCCCTGTCCTCGTTACGAAGTTTTGGGGTACACCACTTTGCCACTGGGAACAATTTGCTCATATCTGTGTGGCTGGAGAAAAAACATACTAGGCATCGTTAGCATCAAGAAAGTGCAGGTCAAAGGTTGCACCCCTGGGAGCAGGCAGCGGGGGCCTGGGCACCTCTGCTGCGTGGAACTGCTTTGCTTTGGCGTGCGAAAGCAACAGCTTTTGTGCTTATACGTCCCACCAAGAATGGGGCTACCTGGACTGAGCCCTGCTATGATGGCTGCACCCAGATGGTGTGTCGTCACCAAAGGGTTGAGCCGTGCGAATAACAACAATGTTGTCCTCGTTCAGGCATAAGAGGGTACAAAGTGCTGAAGTGTGACCTGAGCAGCTGGGTTTTCGGAGCAGCTGCACTCCTCTGGGCACTTGCCTGCTTTTTGTGGGGATATTTCCACGGTTTCTGTGTGCTATCAGAGCCGTGCTAtggttcatagaatcacagaatggtttgggttggaagggacctttaaaggtcatctagtccaacccccctgcaatgagcagggataacttcaactagatcaggttgcccagagccccgtccaacctgacttggaatgtttccagggatggggcatctaccacctctctgggcaacctgtgccagtgtttcaccaccctcattgtaaaaaaattattccttatacctagtctgaatctaccctcttttagtttaaaaccgctGGGTTTTAATAACCTTGGGTTGTTGCCCAAGGGAACATGGAAGTCATGGTCTAACTTCCTGAACACATTGCAGGGCACTGTATGCTCATTTTTGAGTGTTATGCGTGGAGTGATTTTGTCTTTGCGCTCAACACAAAGCGGAGTCTCCAGTCATGCTGAAAGTATTTGCCACATTTTCGCTTCCTGCCCAGGACAAGCCCAGGAGCCTTGGGTGAGAGGTTCTCACTGTGACAAGGGAAGGGTTAAACTCTAACCCTGGGGTCAGAGTTTGAGCTAGCTCTTCAGCGGAGACCTGCTTagaaaaacacagaacagaaacattgTCTTGCCAACTTTTTTCCTAGACATGTAGGTCTGAACTCCAGAAGCCCCTTAACACATATTTCTGCCTGTTGACAGCAAGGATCCCAGATGGGATGCTTGCTTGAATCCGGACTGAAACTTGTGATATACTTTGAGATCCCTTAGAGTGAAATTCTTGTGGATATGTAGAATGGACACATTTTTTgagacagaactttttttttttttcccctatagaTATACAAGTGGAGCTGGTTCACATAACAACTTACCTAAAATTAATgtcttcagaaactgaaaaactaTAAGCACAATTAATTACCAGAGAGCTCTTCTTTCCCTCTTAAAGCAGCTCATACCCAGATGTGTAAGCATGTCGTTAATATTGTTACATATTTAAATGCTTCATGGAAGGCTGGGCTTATAGAGAAGGCTCATTTCTTCTGACAATGAATCATAGCAATAAGACAACAGAAGCGATGAATTTAGTAATGAGATTAAGGTTTCATTCCCATCCCCCTATTGACaaatttgtcttaattttttccttccacttatTCCTTGGAGTTCTATGACACTGTATAATGTAACAAAACATATTCACATTCATCCATGCATCTTAATTCGTGTTTGTTCCAATTTCTTGTACCTTGTATCTCTGAGCTTTGAGAACTTGCAAAAAAATCTCAAGACGTGATTTGTTTGCAttcatttgaaataataataagaatGAATATACATGACTATCAGTAAGAGTGGTCTTATTAAGCAACTCCAGCTGCTTATTCACTCTTTGCGACATGCAAAAGCCACTAGCAAGAGCAGATATTATATAGTTTTGTCACTGGACAATAGCTTTGTGCTTAGAGTTGATATACAAAAACAATTGAAAAACATTGATTGTTTTGGGTGAAAGAAAggtttttaaacataaaaaaaattgacacattttcctttcactgcGAATTTCCTAGGTTTTGAAGGCATGCCCGAAAGACAAACCTGGACACTTTTGATGGAACACTTTTCATTTTCAACCCATTTCCTCCCCCTCTCACTGACAAAGGAAAATGTGAGTTTTGATTTTCCACAAAGTGTATGTCACAAgaaatttctcactgaaaatcGCAACATCTCTTTTCAGCTGACTTTCTTGATATGTGAGATACTTCTCCCTGCGAATCCTGCGTGATGACAATGACATTTAAAGCAGGAGAAGAGTctttccagaaaacagaaaacattacgAGCAACAAAGTTTTTAAAGTTTGGCTCCCCTTTGATAAGGTACATTAATATAGCAGCTGCACAGTTATGTGATACTTTAAATACATTTAGATCACGCAtttaagaaatgcatttaagtttaaaatatgtttatgttatttgaaatatttatatttgtatattttggAATTAGCTCTTATATTTATGGATCCACTCTTACAATGTTCATAGAAGAGAGAGCcattgcatttcttctttctggaaaGGAGGGTGAAATATAGTGTATTATGAGAGTCCCAAGCAAAGCAGCTTTGCCTCTGACCCAGCACAGGCTTGCAgacaataaaatggaaataaaatcagGCAGAGCAGCACCCATCCCTCAGCCCGTCAGCCAGCATCGGTCTCTTTCTGGCTCTCATGCATTAGGTAAAGGTAAGAGAAGCAAATCCTGCACACGCTAAGCCTTAGCTGACACCAGGAGTTTTTCCACGGAAGGAGAGTTTTATGGAACACCTCTGAGTCAGCTGGCATTTAAAGTTATCGCTAAATACAAAGCAGTTGAATTTTATGTGGGGTAAGACAAACCACTTCTCGCTCTGTTTGTATTAATAAGAAATGCATCTGGGGCACCTTTTCCCTCTGCTGGAGACTGGGAAGCCAGTAAGTGGGAGCTGCTGCAACATGACTGTGGGTGAAAGATATAATGTGTGCAAAGCTGAGGTCATTGCTGCCTACTGCTCCCACCCCATTCCCAGTGTCAGTGACACTCCTTTGATTTATAGCGGTCAAAGGGCAAAAATGAAGCAGTGACAGCGGGAGGTAAAAGacaaggagaagagaggagaagaagggGGAGCTCAAGCCCTGACAGAAATGGGACACTCCCATTTTGGGGACCCCCAAGACAGCTGTGTCCCAGGGCAGAGGTCTTTCCTCCATAGCAGCTCTCGGTCCTGGGCTCAGGTGTTgcctgaagagcaggagcagCCATGACCAAAGGGTGGTTCGCTCCCGCTGTGACTTACTGAGTGGTGCCACTGGGTGTCCTGTTTGCTGCCTTCGGGTGGCACAAAGCAGCCACGAAGTGGAAACTAATAGTTTCAAACCAGCTGTCTCCAGTGGGGAAATTTCAGGCCCTTCGATGTAAAATCAGTGAGGGTCACGATTCACCCTCAGATTCATACATGCAGACACGTATGCCTGCACATCTTCAGGCAGAATGTTAAGACTCAGAGCTTGAGTGCCGTACAGGGAAGATTTCAGTATAGGCAGACCTGCATCACTTCTGTGTCCTCTTTTAGCCTCTCCCACCACCGCCAGATTGCTTAGCATCTTTTCCCAACCCTGTAATGCCAGGTTGCTTGCTTCATTAAACAACTTAGCATCTCAATCAGAAAACATCTTCCTCTTGAAATCAATCCAGCTTGTTCACAATTGTCATTAGTGCCATTTATTTTTAGTAGGATTATTTTGGAAACCCCTCGTGTACGACTTTCTAGGTTGAAGAATCATCCTGGATCTAAACAGGACTGTGTAATTTACATCACAGTAATTCATGTCAACACATGGGGAGCCTTATCAGaacaaagagcagaagaaaagtgaTGGAATAACACAATGAGAGCAGGAGATGAAAGGGAGGACAAATGAAACATGAATTACACCAGGCAGTGCCAACGGGGAGGCTGCAAGCCATGGCACGCTCCCTTCCCCTCTTATGCCCTTTTGTCCCTGCAGTACATCTGAGCTTACACTAGCTCCTTTTTTTCATATGCCTTTGACATGCCTaacacaagtaaaaataaaaaaaatcaacccaagTTTGGTACCTAATGTATTTAAGTGTGTATTAAAATGTTGAGATCGAATATTTAACCTGTTGTCTGAGGGATCAAGTTCATTGAATAATGTATAAAGGGATGGGGAAGACCCACAGCTTTCACAGGAAAATACAGCTACGACACTCCAGAGGAAATAAATGAGTGAGCTCCCAGAACAACTCTGCTTGATCCAGAAAGGGATCCTTTGAATTTTGAATTGAAATCCTTTATGAATGAATGTATGTTACATGTGTTAAAATAAGCTTTGCACCCAGTAAAAGGTTCTTACTGTTGCTTCTGTCATGTATAAGTTGGATAAATGTTCCCACAGTCTTCCCCCGTAGCCACGGTCACAGTTTGCAGTTGTGAAACTGCATCCCTCGGTGGCTGCAAAACCCTTTACAAACCAACCAACCTCATACACAGTCACTTCACCCAACACAGGGACGGGTCGGGGCAATTCTGCAAGTACTTTCTGCATTTATAGGCAGCGTTACTGCAATCCCGCTCACTCACCAGCATATTTATCCACACAGTTTTCCTCTGAGGAAGTACTGCTAGCCTAGTCTCATATATAGCTAGCTTTGGTCATGGAAAAGCCCTTTCACCTAATCTAAAGCTAAAACCCATACAAGGTTTGAAGCTGTACAGATCCCTGTTGTTTTAGGGAACTTCCAGCATCGATGTGTCACTGGGATCCTCAAAATTCTCTCTGCTGTCTCCTTGCCCTGTAGATGCCTAAAACAATTCGTGCAAAGCCTTTTGCTGTTGCAGTGCCAAGGCATTACATGTCTACCCATGGGCACAAACGCCACCATACTTCTACTGTGGTCAAGAAGCTGAGATGCTTTATGCAAGCTTTCGTCCCATGAACTCGTCTGCTTCTTCTCACACGTGGGCTCTCTCGCAGTGCACGTGCCAGATTAGGAAACATACGAAAGGTCGCTGATTAGTGGGCTTCTGACAGAGGATTGCCTGTTGTCtgttatatataatttatatccTGTTAGTTGAGGTATTCACCTGGCAAGTGCAAGAGGCTGTTTTCCCCTCCCAGATTTGGAGCAAACGTTTGAAATCAAATTTCTTGCTTCCCAACACCATAGTCACAGTGTGGGTGCTGTAATTCGTTGTCACTCAGATTCTGCTGCTGAAAACcaggggaagttgtggatgccccatccctgtaagtgttcaaggccaggctggatgggggtctgagcagcctggtctagtgggaggtgtccctgcccatggcagaggggttggaactttaaggtcccttccaacacaaaccattctatgattctatgattattttgtTTACCTAATTAGAAATTTATTGAAGATAGTAGGCAGAAGATATTAATTCTATAACCTAGGAACCATGCACCTGGAAAGTAGGGGATACCCTGCGAATTTTTAGTTACCCGTGCAAAGGGGAAGGATTTAAACAAGGAAGGTTGAAAAAGTCTCACCTTCAATGCTGGTCAAGGTGTTCTCTGGAGATGTGGGTTCGAATCACAATATGGTATCTAAAAACTTTGGCTTTTCTATTTCCATGATATAGACTCAAATTTAGAAATCAAGCAACAGGACAACATTCATATGTCAAAATCCTAGTGACACACAGGAACTGAACTACCTTCAGTTCAGTCCAGGCATTTGAAGGTCCTATCAGCTTACGCAGGTGTTGCCTCACTCAGACACTGACTGCTAGAAATCACGTTCCCTATTTATCTCAGATATATCTCTATAATATTTATCTCTACATATCTATATAATATACCTATATAATATATAGATTAGCTGTACAATATATTAAATGTTTTATAGCAAGTGGTGATTCACTAAGCCCAAAATGTCAATATTAAGGCAAAAATTTTGACACATTTTCCTTGAGAGAATGGTCATGGGAGTCTTGGCACTGCAGCACTTCCCACCACAGCTGAGCACAGGTCTGCTTCCTTGTTCTGGTAGGAGAGACCCACAGAAGACCACAGTGATCTCTGAGAGGGCAGCAGACATGCTCTACATTTGCAGTGTCTGTTAAGCTCCGGCAGTGTC
This window encodes:
- the FAM110C gene encoding protein FAM110C, with translation MPTELSRAVGMHAISDLHSSLSLRLRSKGPEYLRRQMEVRSPGRRSAVERLAADKAKYVKSQQVIGSRQEPAILLSSASESSGETCSVESRRSSRDPGGGKPLELAVYSCRPPLQHGPPIARRSTPRRQMRPDSLVIYRQKCEFGRGQSQDGSRGSLVRRIFQGSVKEKQLAASPAMPRVMEDSGATESKEPLSAKLGDHEPSEHGAEQNLAVSSEAPGVCTKEHERPSKLSTPPEEVKEVKRRGLHRSQSDISSRYSKSFSEFDTFFKYCGLEQEVIEDLGRENFSVVYDNVSFKVRSISVATSESDFTRHSGDEGLLEDELTEQVPSSTSVIERNARIIKWLYTCKKAKETNKMIQELA